In one Acidimicrobium ferrooxidans DSM 10331 genomic region, the following are encoded:
- a CDS encoding plasma-membrane proton-efflux P-type ATPase has product MADTEPTTSDPFQSATSPSAPEPAGLTEREAASRLAAIGPNAVAPERPHVLRRLLSKLTGPIAYLLEAAVVLELLDHHLTEAIIIALLIVFNGALSFVQEGRADGALALLRQRLAVQARVRRDGTWRTVDAADLVPGDVVHVRVGDIVPADLDVVDGRISLDASVLTGESRPVNLDGSGTCYSGSVVVRGEATAVVSATGERTYFGHTAQLVRTATTQSHLEQTILRIVRALLALDALLVVAIVVDGLVRHLDPATLVPFVLILLVAAVPVALPATFTLASSVGAMALAREGVLATHLSAIEEAAAMDLLCSDKTGTITQNVLTVTAVTPFGDTSRDDVLGLAAAASDAATQDPIDLAVLARTLSPAGPGERVQFTPFDPATKRSEALWRDAADTETRIVKGAPATVASLCENPPPGLDDAVAALASGGARVLAVARGTTTLELVGLIALGDPARPDSGALVSHLHELGVRVIMVTGDTPQTALAVAREVGIGERLGDLDDLRRRSDGPIDVDVMASVLPEDKLLLVERAQRRGHVVGMTGDGVNDAPALKRAEVGIAVSNATDVAKSAASLVLTSPGLGGIVAAVETGRRVYQRMLTYTLNKIAKTFQVSLFLGLGLLVMNTFVTTPRLVLLLLFANDVVTMSLATDRVSYSPSPDRWRVNQLALAALVIAVPWLLVAFATVAIGRDVLGLSLASTQTLAFVMLVATGQATVYLVREPGHLWTSPPSWWLALTSLADLVIVAVLATTGILMAPVPFPDVVGLIGAVGVLTLALDTIKAPLLRQVRSAPSRAEPSAALAPAGATEATTGRRT; this is encoded by the coding sequence ATGGCGGACACGGAACCGACGACATCGGATCCCTTCCAGTCTGCGACCAGCCCCTCGGCGCCCGAGCCCGCAGGCCTCACCGAGCGCGAAGCCGCGTCTCGACTCGCCGCCATCGGCCCCAACGCCGTCGCACCCGAACGGCCACACGTCCTGCGGCGCTTGCTGTCCAAGCTCACCGGCCCGATCGCCTACCTCCTCGAGGCTGCGGTCGTGCTCGAGCTGCTCGATCACCACCTCACCGAAGCGATCATCATCGCCCTCCTGATCGTCTTCAACGGCGCCCTGAGCTTCGTCCAAGAGGGCAGGGCCGACGGCGCGCTCGCACTGCTGCGCCAACGACTCGCCGTACAGGCTCGCGTGCGGCGTGACGGCACCTGGCGCACCGTCGACGCCGCCGACCTCGTCCCTGGCGACGTCGTCCACGTCCGCGTCGGCGACATCGTCCCCGCCGACCTCGACGTCGTCGACGGACGCATCTCGCTCGACGCATCCGTCCTCACCGGCGAATCGCGACCGGTCAACCTGGATGGCTCGGGGACGTGCTACTCCGGTTCGGTCGTCGTGCGCGGCGAGGCGACCGCCGTCGTGAGCGCGACCGGCGAGCGCACCTACTTCGGTCACACCGCACAACTGGTGCGGACGGCGACGACCCAGAGCCACCTCGAGCAGACGATCCTGCGTATCGTGCGGGCCCTGCTCGCCTTGGACGCTCTGCTCGTGGTCGCGATCGTCGTCGACGGTCTCGTTCGCCATCTCGACCCCGCAACCCTCGTCCCGTTCGTCTTGATCCTGCTCGTCGCGGCGGTTCCGGTCGCCCTGCCGGCGACCTTCACGCTGGCGAGTTCCGTCGGGGCGATGGCGCTCGCGCGCGAGGGCGTGCTCGCGACGCACCTGAGTGCGATCGAAGAGGCCGCGGCGATGGATCTGCTCTGCAGCGACAAGACCGGCACCATCACGCAGAACGTCCTCACGGTCACGGCGGTCACCCCTTTCGGCGACACTTCCCGCGACGACGTGCTCGGCCTCGCCGCAGCCGCCTCCGACGCAGCCACCCAAGACCCGATCGACCTCGCGGTGCTCGCTCGCACACTGTCGCCAGCCGGACCAGGTGAGCGCGTGCAGTTCACGCCGTTCGATCCTGCGACCAAGCGCTCCGAGGCGCTCTGGCGCGACGCGGCCGACACCGAGACGCGCATCGTCAAGGGCGCGCCAGCGACCGTCGCCAGCCTCTGTGAGAACCCACCCCCCGGCCTCGACGACGCCGTCGCGGCGCTGGCCTCGGGCGGCGCGCGGGTCCTCGCGGTCGCGCGAGGCACGACGACCCTCGAGCTCGTCGGCCTCATCGCCCTCGGCGATCCTGCTCGCCCCGACTCCGGCGCGCTCGTCAGCCACCTGCACGAGCTCGGCGTTCGGGTCATCATGGTGACGGGCGACACACCACAGACGGCACTCGCGGTCGCTCGGGAGGTCGGCATCGGCGAGCGCCTCGGTGACCTCGACGACCTTCGGCGACGAAGCGACGGCCCGATCGACGTCGACGTCATGGCGAGCGTCCTTCCCGAGGACAAGCTCCTCCTCGTCGAGCGGGCACAGCGACGCGGCCATGTGGTCGGGATGACCGGCGACGGCGTGAACGACGCCCCCGCGCTCAAGCGTGCGGAGGTCGGTATCGCGGTCTCGAACGCGACGGACGTCGCCAAGAGTGCGGCGAGCCTCGTGCTGACGAGCCCGGGCCTCGGCGGCATCGTCGCGGCCGTCGAGACCGGGCGTCGTGTCTACCAGCGCATGCTCACGTACACACTCAACAAGATCGCGAAGACCTTCCAGGTCTCGCTGTTTCTCGGTCTCGGGCTCCTCGTCATGAACACCTTCGTGACGACGCCCCGACTCGTCCTCCTCCTGCTGTTCGCCAACGACGTCGTCACCATGTCGCTCGCCACCGACCGTGTCAGCTACTCCCCCTCCCCGGACCGTTGGCGAGTGAACCAGCTCGCCCTGGCCGCCCTCGTCATCGCTGTGCCGTGGCTCCTCGTGGCCTTCGCCACCGTCGCGATCGGACGCGACGTGCTCGGGCTGTCGCTGGCATCCACGCAGACGCTCGCGTTCGTCATGCTCGTCGCAACCGGTCAGGCGACGGTCTACCTCGTGCGTGAACCCGGCCATCTGTGGACCTCGCCCCCGAGTTGGTGGCTCGCCCTCACGTCCCTTGCCGATCTCGTGATCGTGGCGGTCCTTGCGACCACGGGCATCCTCATGGCCCCCGTACCGTTCCCAGACGTCGTCGGCCTCATCGGTGCCGTCGGGGTGC
- a CDS encoding C40 family peptidase yields MTRWRACRPRPGHLVATLALVGLIGLSYVDSPPPRLVDSVSSMRAQAAAIAQKLNALESEYNQATSQMTAAQAGLAATVREESTVRQAIAHQLTRLHQLHAEVVDEAITIFSRGGTGSTVVSVLSANPNQSALVQTDVNVASSIQEQALSAYVAAKQQLQQEQATLAAQQQRQRTLVAQLASQQTTAKNAEQAAANELAGVNSQIQTLVAQQEAQQAAAQQAAAAQAAQQAAAARAAAEQAAAQQAAQQAAAEQAAQQAAAEQAAQQAAAQQAAQQAAQQAAAPPATGGLGGNLPAGEYGLPAGYTIPSGTTPQEQVVLNYALSKLGDAYVWGGAGPNVFDCSGLTMEAWAQAGVALDHYTVSQMNEGVQVPPSEIAPGDLVLVPGSDGTLADPGHVGIYLGDGLVESAVDPAVGVIVQTYGQFTSQGLSAIVNPAG; encoded by the coding sequence GTGACGCGCTGGCGCGCCTGTCGCCCCCGACCAGGCCACCTCGTCGCAACACTTGCGCTCGTCGGCCTGATCGGCCTCTCCTACGTCGACAGCCCACCTCCACGTCTCGTCGACTCGGTGTCGTCGATGCGCGCCCAAGCCGCGGCCATCGCTCAGAAGCTCAATGCACTCGAGAGCGAGTACAACCAAGCCACGTCCCAGATGACGGCTGCGCAAGCGGGCCTTGCAGCCACGGTGCGCGAGGAGAGCACGGTCCGCCAGGCCATTGCCCACCAACTCACGCGGCTGCACCAGCTGCATGCGGAGGTCGTCGACGAGGCGATCACGATCTTCTCACGCGGAGGCACTGGCTCGACCGTCGTGTCGGTCCTCTCGGCGAACCCGAATCAGTCAGCACTCGTCCAGACGGATGTCAACGTCGCTTCGTCCATCCAGGAGCAGGCACTCAGCGCCTACGTCGCTGCCAAGCAGCAACTCCAGCAAGAGCAGGCAACGCTCGCTGCCCAGCAACAACGGCAACGCACGCTGGTGGCCCAGCTCGCCTCCCAGCAGACCACCGCCAAGAACGCTGAGCAAGCAGCAGCCAACGAGCTCGCGGGCGTGAACTCCCAGATTCAAACGCTCGTCGCCCAGCAAGAAGCCCAACAGGCTGCGGCCCAGCAAGCAGCAGCTGCGCAGGCGGCACAGCAAGCTGCAGCCGCGCGCGCCGCCGCCGAGCAAGCAGCCGCCCAACAGGCGGCACAGCAAGCAGCAGCTGAGCAGGCGGCCCAGCAAGCAGCAGCTGAGCAGGCGGCACAGCAAGCAGCCGCCCAACAGGCGGCACAGCAGGCGGCACAGCAGGCGGCCGCGCCTCCAGCCACAGGGGGGCTTGGTGGCAACCTGCCCGCCGGTGAGTATGGGCTTCCGGCCGGCTATACGATCCCTTCGGGCACCACCCCCCAAGAGCAGGTGGTGCTGAACTACGCCCTCTCGAAGCTGGGAGACGCCTACGTCTGGGGCGGTGCCGGACCCAATGTGTTCGACTGCTCCGGGCTCACGATGGAGGCCTGGGCCCAGGCCGGAGTGGCACTCGACCACTACACCGTGTCGCAGATGAACGAAGGTGTACAAGTCCCCCCGAGCGAGATCGCCCCTGGTGACCTGGTGCTCGTCCCTGGTAGCGACGGAACCCTGGCCGACCCTGGACACGTCGGCATCTACCTCGGCGACGGGCTCGTCGAGTCAGCCGTCGACCCCGCCGTGGGCGTCATCGTGCAGACCTACGGCCAATTCACCTCGCAGGGACTGTCGGCAATCGTGAATCCGGCCGGCTAG
- a CDS encoding dihydrolipoyl dehydrogenase: MAREATADVVIVGAGGGGYPAAFALDRAGRSVVLVDPIGNLGGNCLAEGCIPSKAVREASLIRARSTRAETFGLRGTALDVDWSGVLAHKDRVQRLRYEQHTDELRASTIRFMTATARIDDAERIAIEEADGSTTLVRFHDLVLATGSAPSRLAIAGADLAVTSHELFRLGADLPFPSRPVIIGGGYIGVETASMLANLGAAPTILEATGGLLPGYDAALATGLASLLGQRVQLHVDALVRSITRVGSDYEVSWQHGGDVHVTRGDLVIMATGRHVQLPEGIDALGLAPDRAPTVDAQLRTSHPRVWAPGDVNGRTPLFHAAVRQSLVVAHCIMAGGRSTDAMDFDAVPTTVFTEPEVASVGLTEVEARTRHGDVMVGHYDFAGDARAQILDEREGFLALIAEPHRGTLLGAQVLGVDAAQLIAPLALAIHAGLTVDQLATMAFPHPMASEGIDRAARSLRP; encoded by the coding sequence ATGGCACGAGAAGCAACCGCAGATGTCGTCATCGTCGGAGCCGGAGGTGGTGGCTACCCTGCGGCGTTCGCGCTGGATCGGGCCGGCCGCTCGGTGGTGCTGGTCGATCCGATCGGCAACCTCGGAGGCAACTGCCTTGCTGAGGGCTGCATTCCATCCAAGGCCGTTCGCGAGGCAAGCCTCATCCGTGCGCGCTCGACGCGCGCCGAGACCTTTGGCCTGAGGGGCACCGCGCTCGACGTGGACTGGTCGGGGGTGCTCGCACACAAGGACCGTGTCCAGCGCTTGCGCTACGAGCAGCACACCGACGAACTGCGAGCCTCCACGATTCGGTTCATGACGGCGACCGCCCGCATCGACGATGCCGAACGGATCGCGATCGAGGAGGCCGACGGTTCCACGACGCTCGTCCGCTTCCACGACCTCGTGCTCGCGACCGGCTCCGCACCGAGTCGCCTCGCCATTGCAGGCGCTGATCTCGCCGTGACATCGCACGAGCTCTTCCGCCTCGGTGCCGATCTCCCGTTCCCATCGCGACCCGTCATCATCGGCGGGGGCTACATCGGCGTCGAGACCGCCTCCATGCTGGCGAACCTGGGGGCCGCACCGACGATCCTCGAAGCAACCGGAGGCCTGCTGCCGGGCTACGACGCGGCGCTTGCGACGGGCCTCGCGAGCCTCCTCGGCCAGCGCGTGCAGCTCCACGTCGACGCGCTCGTGCGGAGCATCACGCGCGTCGGCAGCGACTACGAGGTGAGCTGGCAGCACGGCGGCGACGTCCACGTCACCCGGGGTGATCTCGTGATCATGGCCACGGGCCGCCACGTCCAGCTCCCCGAGGGGATCGACGCGCTCGGGCTTGCTCCCGACCGCGCGCCGACGGTCGATGCCCAGCTTCGAACCTCGCACCCACGTGTGTGGGCCCCAGGTGACGTGAATGGACGGACCCCACTGTTCCACGCAGCCGTACGCCAGAGCCTGGTCGTCGCCCACTGCATCATGGCAGGGGGTCGATCTACCGACGCAATGGACTTCGATGCGGTGCCCACGACCGTCTTCACCGAGCCCGAGGTCGCGAGCGTCGGACTGACGGAGGTCGAGGCGCGGACGCGCCATGGCGACGTCATGGTGGGTCACTACGACTTCGCCGGTGATGCGCGCGCCCAGATCCTCGACGAACGCGAAGGGTTCCTCGCCCTCATCGCAGAGCCGCACCGCGGCACCCTGCTCGGCGCCCAGGTGCTCGGCGTCGACGCAGCGCAGCTCATCGCGCCGCTCGCGCTCGCGATCCACGCCGGGCTCACGGTGGACCAGCTCGCGACGATGGCCTTCCCCCACCCCATGGCGTCGGAGGGCATCGACCGAGCCGCCCGATCGCTACGACCGTAG
- a CDS encoding Fur family transcriptional regulator, with amino-acid sequence MENDGERRATHATEQLRAAGLRVTAARLAVVRVLERHPHADAESIIAEVRGELGTVSHQTVYGVLQALVEAGLARRIEPAGSPGRYELRVGDNHHHIVCRSCGATVDVDCVVGERPCLTPSETHGYLLDEAEVTFWGLCPACRDGERARHSERVDADIDTGIRGGTQWMR; translated from the coding sequence ATGGAGAACGACGGCGAGCGCCGTGCGACGCACGCGACCGAGCAGCTTCGCGCGGCAGGTCTGCGGGTCACCGCTGCGCGGCTCGCCGTTGTGCGGGTCTTGGAGCGCCACCCGCACGCCGATGCCGAGTCGATCATCGCCGAGGTGCGAGGCGAACTCGGGACCGTGTCGCACCAGACGGTCTACGGCGTCCTCCAGGCGCTCGTCGAGGCAGGACTCGCCCGCCGCATCGAGCCGGCAGGGAGTCCGGGCCGCTACGAGCTGCGCGTCGGCGACAATCATCACCACATCGTGTGCCGAAGCTGCGGTGCGACGGTGGACGTCGACTGCGTGGTCGGCGAGCGGCCCTGCCTCACGCCCTCCGAGACGCACGGCTACCTCCTCGACGAGGCGGAGGTCACGTTCTGGGGGCTGTGTCCGGCATGTCGCGATGGCGAGCGCGCAAGGCACTCCGAGAGGGTCGATGCGGACATCGACACTGGCATCCGTGGAGGTACGCAATGGATGAGATGA
- a CDS encoding MFS transporter — protein sequence MTRAQMAGGRGERRGFADARAALRVRRFSAWWVAQLLSGIGSWAQAVAIPWYVLERTGSASAVGIVTTLQFLPVLVLSLFGGAIADRVSRRGLLLVTQLLLAFWAAMLGFLVASHEAPIWVVDILALAIGATNAINNPTQQAFLPELVPRELLAPAIALNSVQFNAARMIGGAVGGALIAALGVAAALWVNAVSFLPVVAVLILIASHSARAVRRERPAGSMLSELGSGLRFVIGAAPVRSVVLVFGFVGLFGFNWQVAVPLVARFALHEHANGLGLLMGALGAGALVASLLASALGQATQRRLVVAGTALGLSLIGLGLARSMLVAGLLLVAGGFFGVLASVSANTRLQMLAPPTLRGRVMAIYVLLMGGTTPVGAFVLGELASWLGSAWAVLVFGVATAAGVVAASLWGRQRSGSSGQRAATAPID from the coding sequence GTGACACGTGCGCAGATGGCGGGCGGTCGTGGTGAGCGCCGCGGTTTCGCCGACGCGCGTGCTGCGCTTCGTGTGAGGCGCTTCAGTGCATGGTGGGTGGCCCAGCTGCTCTCGGGCATCGGATCCTGGGCTCAGGCGGTGGCCATTCCGTGGTACGTCCTCGAGCGCACCGGATCGGCCTCGGCCGTCGGTATCGTCACGACCCTGCAATTCCTGCCGGTGCTCGTGCTGAGCCTCTTTGGCGGGGCGATCGCCGACCGTGTGTCACGACGTGGCCTCTTGCTCGTCACGCAGCTGCTCTTGGCCTTCTGGGCAGCGATGCTCGGCTTCCTTGTCGCGAGCCATGAGGCCCCGATTTGGGTCGTCGACATCCTTGCGCTCGCCATCGGGGCGACGAACGCGATCAACAACCCGACCCAGCAGGCATTCCTGCCGGAGCTCGTACCGCGTGAGCTGCTTGCTCCGGCCATCGCGTTGAACAGCGTGCAGTTCAACGCAGCACGCATGATCGGAGGTGCGGTTGGCGGCGCGCTCATCGCCGCACTGGGAGTCGCCGCGGCGCTGTGGGTGAACGCCGTCAGTTTTCTGCCGGTCGTGGCCGTCTTGATCCTCATCGCCTCCCACAGCGCTCGGGCCGTTCGGCGCGAGCGACCCGCCGGCAGCATGCTGAGCGAGCTCGGTTCGGGACTTCGGTTCGTGATTGGGGCGGCGCCGGTTCGCAGCGTGGTCCTCGTCTTCGGCTTCGTCGGCTTGTTCGGGTTCAACTGGCAGGTCGCCGTACCCCTGGTTGCTCGCTTTGCACTGCACGAGCATGCGAACGGGCTCGGGTTGCTCATGGGAGCGCTCGGCGCGGGAGCCCTCGTCGCGTCGTTGCTGGCATCAGCGTTGGGACAGGCGACGCAGCGGCGGCTCGTCGTTGCGGGGACTGCTCTCGGACTCTCGCTGATCGGTCTCGGCCTCGCGCGCTCGATGCTGGTTGCAGGGTTGCTGCTCGTCGCGGGTGGCTTCTTTGGCGTGCTCGCTTCGGTGAGCGCCAACACGAGGCTGCAGATGCTCGCTCCGCCGACGCTGCGTGGGCGAGTCATGGCGATCTATGTGCTGCTCATGGGCGGTACGACACCGGTGGGCGCCTTCGTGCTCGGCGAGCTTGCGAGCTGGCTGGGGTCCGCGTGGGCGGTGCTCGTCTTCGGGGTCGCAACCGCGGCCGGCGTCGTCGCTGCGAGCCTGTGGGGACGACAACGTTCGGGATCGAGCGGCCAGCGTGCTGCGACGGCCCCCATCGACTAG
- a CDS encoding universal stress protein, protein MAKEVVMAERVVVGVDGSDASLGALRWALDEAAIRGATVEAVTAWQGVAARGADVPDPALDDGIAEAARRVLADALQATSVPPGLTVDPVVSEGGPDHVLCDRSIGASLLVVGSRGRGGFERLLLGSVSSACARHAASPLLITRPGHAGDAPPRSGRILVGIDGSDGSRRALAWAKDDARRRGWSVTALSVWSDPYEGDLTFELQAPRFQVDHEVALRAVRERLEAVIDETASVAPSVEVEAVVVGGDPRRELCHHAEDADLLVVGRRGTHSLAALLLGSIATTCAHHAPVPIVIVPDTTDLPQSATDR, encoded by the coding sequence GTGGCAAAGGAGGTCGTCATGGCAGAGCGCGTCGTCGTCGGCGTCGATGGCTCGGACGCATCGCTCGGCGCCCTCCGATGGGCGCTCGACGAGGCCGCCATCAGGGGTGCGACGGTCGAGGCGGTCACCGCATGGCAGGGCGTGGCCGCACGTGGAGCCGACGTCCCCGACCCAGCACTCGACGACGGGATCGCCGAGGCCGCCCGACGTGTGCTGGCTGATGCGCTCCAGGCCACGTCGGTCCCGCCTGGGCTCACGGTCGACCCGGTCGTCTCAGAAGGCGGCCCCGACCACGTCCTCTGCGATCGCAGCATCGGAGCGTCGCTCCTCGTCGTCGGATCACGTGGGCGGGGCGGCTTCGAGCGCCTGCTCCTCGGCTCGGTGAGTTCGGCCTGCGCCCGCCACGCGGCGTCCCCGCTGCTCATCACACGGCCCGGCCACGCAGGCGACGCGCCTCCGCGGTCCGGCCGCATCCTGGTCGGCATCGACGGGTCCGACGGATCGCGCCGAGCACTCGCCTGGGCCAAGGATGACGCTCGCCGCCGAGGGTGGTCCGTTACGGCGCTCTCGGTCTGGTCCGACCCCTACGAAGGAGATCTCACCTTCGAGCTCCAGGCCCCGAGGTTCCAAGTCGACCACGAGGTCGCGCTCCGCGCGGTGCGCGAGCGCCTCGAGGCGGTCATCGACGAGACCGCCTCCGTCGCGCCTTCGGTCGAGGTCGAAGCCGTGGTCGTAGGCGGCGACCCGCGACGCGAGCTGTGCCACCACGCCGAGGATGCAGACCTGCTCGTCGTGGGGCGCCGAGGCACCCACTCGCTCGCGGCACTCCTCCTCGGGTCGATCGCGACGACGTGCGCCCACCACGCACCGGTCCCCATCGTCATCGTGCCGGACACCACGGACCTCCCGCAATCTGCGACCGATCGCTGA
- a CDS encoding heavy metal-binding domain-containing protein, with the protein MPLFRPDPSNAQPGTAPAASGAYEPRAAEERLAHTLGRDPHGVFTSDLSVSEYVLLEEAGFEPLGFVVGSSIYHVGLQVARWGQSQELQVLTQAMYEARELAMTRMRTEADQLGADGIVGVNLTMQMYVWGQDVLEFIATGTAVRSLSGAGAHRAPDGGPFTSDLSAQDFYRLLATGIVPVAFVLGTCVYHVAHQSVFGSLRQSMWNQEMVTFTEAIYQARELALTRMQAEATRAGANGIVGVSVEVANHVWGEHATEFLAVGTAVRRLADEHRLPDTSPKPTFVLGLDG; encoded by the coding sequence ATGCCCTTGTTCCGCCCCGACCCGTCAAACGCGCAACCGGGAACAGCACCTGCCGCCTCGGGTGCCTACGAACCACGCGCCGCTGAGGAGCGTCTCGCCCACACCCTCGGACGCGATCCACACGGCGTCTTCACGTCCGATTTGTCGGTCTCCGAATACGTCCTCCTGGAGGAGGCTGGATTCGAGCCCCTCGGGTTCGTCGTCGGCTCGTCGATCTACCACGTCGGCCTGCAGGTCGCACGCTGGGGACAGAGCCAGGAACTCCAGGTTCTGACCCAGGCGATGTACGAGGCTCGTGAACTCGCCATGACCCGGATGCGCACCGAGGCTGACCAGCTTGGTGCTGATGGCATCGTGGGCGTCAACCTCACGATGCAGATGTACGTCTGGGGACAAGATGTGCTCGAGTTCATCGCCACCGGCACCGCGGTGCGGTCTCTGTCGGGCGCAGGCGCGCACCGTGCTCCCGACGGCGGGCCCTTCACGTCAGACCTGTCCGCCCAGGACTTCTACCGGCTCCTCGCGACAGGGATCGTCCCGGTCGCGTTCGTCCTCGGCACCTGCGTGTACCACGTCGCCCACCAGAGCGTGTTCGGCTCGCTCCGTCAGTCGATGTGGAATCAGGAGATGGTCACCTTCACCGAGGCCATCTACCAGGCACGCGAACTTGCGCTGACCAGGATGCAGGCAGAGGCCACCCGAGCTGGTGCCAACGGGATCGTCGGGGTCTCCGTCGAGGTCGCGAACCACGTCTGGGGTGAACATGCGACCGAGTTCCTCGCGGTCGGGACCGCCGTACGTCGGCTCGCTGACGAGCACCGCCTCCCCGACACGTCACCGAAGCCGACGTTCGTCCTCGGCCTGGACGGCTGA
- the katG gene encoding catalase/peroxidase HPI, with product MTDAQGCPVLHTVELANAAKQWWPNQVNLKVLDGPAPNRSPYGPSFEYRAALASLDVEALRRDLIELMTTSQPWWPADFGHYGPLFIRMAWHSAGTYRIADGRGGASRGAQRFAPVGSWPDNANLDKARRLLWPIKQRYGRALSWADLIVFAGNVALEAMGLRTIGFAFGREDAFEPPLDTYWGPERTWLGDERHDEEGELENPFGAVQMGLIYVNPEGPSGHPDPLAAARDIRETFRRMAMNDAETVALIVGGHTFGKFHGAAPASFVGPEPDGAPLEQQGLGWRNTYGTGMGNDTYTGGPEGIWTPTPTQWDNTFLEQLFAYDWELERSPAGAYQWTPRNPEAQGTVPDAHDPTVRHAPTMLTTDLALREDPIYREIALRFRDHPDELADAFARAWFKLIHRDLGPVSRYQGPLVPSETFVWQDPVPPVTHGLVGEAEIAELKDLIRASGLTTAELVRTAWASASTFRTTDRRGGANGARIRLLPQRTWAVNDPAELARVLAVLEAIKVGFDERHGPAVGVSLADLIVLGGVTAVEDAARAAGVEVSVPFTPGRTDATEADTDAESFAVLEPRADGFRNWARPGEKVPLEHLLVERACRMGLNAPQMVVLVLGMRALGANAGGSPHGVLTERPGVLSTDVVRNLLDMGIEWRPATGEDQTYVGVDRVSGAPRWTASAVDLVLGANAELRAICEAYASDDGQAMFVRDFVEAWDAVMMADRFDVR from the coding sequence ATGACAGACGCCCAGGGCTGTCCGGTGCTGCACACCGTCGAGCTCGCGAATGCGGCCAAGCAGTGGTGGCCGAATCAGGTCAACCTCAAGGTTCTCGATGGACCTGCTCCGAATCGATCGCCCTATGGTCCGAGCTTCGAGTACCGTGCGGCACTCGCATCGCTCGACGTGGAGGCGCTCCGGCGGGACCTCATCGAGCTCATGACGACGTCCCAGCCGTGGTGGCCGGCTGACTTTGGCCACTACGGGCCGCTGTTCATCCGCATGGCGTGGCACTCGGCCGGTACCTATCGCATCGCCGACGGACGCGGTGGGGCGAGCCGCGGGGCGCAGCGTTTTGCCCCGGTGGGGTCCTGGCCCGACAACGCCAACCTCGACAAGGCGCGGCGGTTGCTCTGGCCTATCAAGCAGCGCTACGGGCGTGCGCTGTCCTGGGCCGATCTCATCGTCTTCGCGGGCAACGTGGCGCTCGAGGCGATGGGTCTTCGGACGATCGGCTTCGCCTTCGGGCGTGAGGACGCCTTCGAACCACCGCTCGACACGTACTGGGGGCCCGAACGGACCTGGCTGGGCGACGAGCGCCATGACGAGGAGGGCGAGCTCGAGAACCCGTTCGGTGCGGTGCAGATGGGTCTCATCTACGTCAACCCGGAGGGTCCGAGCGGTCACCCCGATCCTTTGGCTGCCGCGCGCGACATCCGCGAGACGTTTCGGCGCATGGCGATGAACGACGCCGAGACCGTGGCGCTCATCGTGGGCGGGCACACCTTCGGCAAGTTCCACGGTGCGGCACCGGCGAGCTTCGTCGGCCCCGAGCCGGACGGTGCTCCCCTCGAGCAGCAGGGCCTCGGGTGGCGCAACACCTACGGCACGGGTATGGGGAACGACACCTACACGGGTGGCCCGGAGGGCATCTGGACCCCGACGCCGACGCAGTGGGACAACACGTTCCTCGAGCAGCTCTTCGCCTACGACTGGGAACTGGAGCGGAGCCCAGCCGGCGCGTACCAGTGGACCCCACGCAACCCCGAAGCGCAAGGAACGGTGCCCGACGCGCACGATCCGACGGTTCGTCACGCACCGACCATGCTCACGACGGATCTCGCTCTTCGCGAGGATCCCATCTATCGCGAGATCGCCCTGCGCTTCCGCGACCATCCCGACGAGCTGGCCGACGCGTTCGCACGTGCCTGGTTCAAGCTCATCCATCGAGATCTCGGTCCGGTGAGCCGCTATCAGGGTCCTCTGGTCCCGAGCGAGACGTTCGTGTGGCAGGATCCGGTGCCACCGGTGACCCATGGCCTCGTGGGCGAGGCGGAGATCGCAGAGCTCAAGGATCTCATCCGCGCCAGTGGGCTCACGACTGCTGAGCTGGTACGCACCGCCTGGGCCTCCGCCTCGACGTTTCGGACAACCGATCGGCGTGGTGGAGCGAATGGTGCCCGGATACGCCTGTTGCCACAGCGAACCTGGGCGGTCAACGATCCGGCCGAGCTCGCTCGCGTGCTCGCGGTCCTCGAGGCCATCAAGGTTGGCTTCGACGAGCGCCATGGGCCTGCGGTCGGTGTCTCGCTCGCCGATCTGATCGTCCTCGGCGGCGTGACGGCCGTGGAGGACGCTGCTCGTGCGGCCGGCGTCGAGGTGTCGGTGCCGTTCACGCCCGGCCGGACCGATGCGACCGAAGCCGACACCGACGCAGAGAGCTTCGCGGTCCTCGAGCCACGGGCCGACGGCTTTCGCAACTGGGCCCGACCGGGAGAGAAGGTGCCGCTCGAGCATCTGCTCGTCGAGCGGGCGTGCCGCATGGGGCTGAACGCCCCACAGATGGTGGTGCTCGTGCTCGGCATGCGTGCGCTGGGCGCGAACGCTGGCGGCTCCCCTCACGGTGTCCTGACGGAGCGTCCAGGCGTCCTCAGCACCGACGTCGTGCGCAACCTGCTCGACATGGGCATCGAGTGGCGTCCGGCGACCGGCGAGGATCAGACCTACGTCGGTGTCGATCGTGTCTCGGGTGCTCCCAGATGGACGGCAAGCGCCGTCGACCTCGTCCTCGGCGCCAATGCCGAGCTTCGGGCCATCTGCGAGGCCTACGCGAGTGACGACGGTCAGGCGATGTTCGTGCGCGACTTCGTCGAGGCGTGGGACGCCGTCATGATGGCAGACCGGTTCGACGTGCGCTGA